DNA from Amorphoplanes friuliensis DSM 7358:
GCAGCAGGAACTTCGGCGTGACGCGGGTGCCGTCGGGGTGGAAGCTCATCGGCCCGGACATCGACGTCATGTCGGTCGTGCTGATCGCCTTGCGGATCGCCTCGTGGTCGAGGCTGCCGGCCCGCTTGATCGCGTCCAGCGCCACGTTCACCGCGTCGTACGCCTCGACCGTCGACGGGCCCGGCGCGGTGCCGTTCGCCGCGCGGTACCGGGCCGACCAGTCCGCCAGTTCGGGCATGAACTCGGGGAAGAGCAACGCGGTCCCGTACACGTCCTTGCTCTGGGCCGGCGTGAGGTTCGCCAGCAGCGGGCCGTCGGTCGCGCCGTCACCGACCGCGATCCGGCCGCGGAAGCCCTCGTCCCGCAGGTCCTTGATCAGCTGGTTCGCCTCGGCGTAGTACCCGGTGAAGTAGACCGTATCGGCCTTCCCGGCGATGACCGACGCCGCGATGCGGGTGTAACTCGGCGCCCCCTGGCTCAGCTCCAGCTCGTCCGTGACGGTGAGGCCGCCGACGCGTTTCGCGGCGGTCACCGTCGACTGGGCGAGGGTGATCGGGAAGCTCGTCCCGTCGTGCACGACCGCCAGCTTCTTGCCACCCAGCTTCTTGAACCAGTCGACGGCGAAGTCCGCCTCGGCGGTGACCGTGCCGCAGACCAGGAAAACGCTGTCGTAGCCCGGGCTGAGCAGATCCGTGGAGTTCGACTGCGCCACGATCATCGGCACCTGCGCGTCCCGGAAGATCTTCAGGGTCGGCACCGTGGCACTGCTGCAATAGCCGCCGACCGACACGGCGATGTCCTTGCCGACCAGCGTCCGGGCGGCGGTGACGGCGGTGCCCGGATCGCAGGCGTCGTCACCGACGACCAGCTCGATCTGCCGGCCCAGCACACCACCGGCCTTGTTGGCCTCGCTGACAGCCAGCTGGGCGGCCTTCACCATGGCCTCGCCGGAGGGACTGCTGCGCCCGGTGAGAGGCACGAGGGTGCCGAGGCGGATGACGTCCGGAGCGGCAGCAGGTGCCGTTGCGGGGTCGTCGGCGCCGCCGCACCCGGCCAGCGCGGCCAGGACGACTGCCACCGCGGCAGAGGAAAGCAAGTGACGGCTGCGCATGCGACCACCTTTCGGGCTCAGTGGTCCCATCGGTCCCCGCGCCTGCCACCTGAGCCCGTTCGGCTTCACCACCGCCTTCCGCTGCCGAAGGTAGGGCTGTGATCAAGCGCATCCGGGGACGCAGTGTGGCGACCACCGCCGCCCTGGCCGGAGTACTGCTCGCGCTGGCCGCGTACGTGATCCAGGGGACCGTGCACACCACCCGGGCGACCGAGCAGCAGAGCCGCGCGCTGGTGGTCGACTCGCTGTTCTCCGAGGCCCGGATCGCGATCGCGATGCAGGAGGTGAACCTGAGGCACTACCAGGTCGAACCGTCGGTCGCCGTCAAACAGCGCTTCGACCAGGTCGTCCGGACCGCGAACGACACCCTCGCGCAGATCGTCGCGGGTGACGACGGCGCGGCGCGGGCCGACGCGCTGCGGCTGCGCGAGGAGCAACTCGCCTATCAGGCCCTCGCCGAGCGGCTGATCGTGCTCATCGCCGACAGCGACCCCGCGCACAGCCAGCTGGACCGGCTCGAGGTCACCCCGGCCTTCTACACGCTTCAGGACGACGTCGACACGGTGGCGCGGGCCTACCACGATGCCGCGCAGCTGCAGGTGGCGGCGCTGCGGCAGACCCAGGTGCGGCTGCTGGTGGGTACCTCGGTGGGCTTCGGGGCCGGGCTCTTCCTGGTCGGGATGATCCTGCGCCTGGTGCTGGGGTACCAGCGCCGGCTGGTCGACCAGGCCACGGAGAGCCGGCACCTGGCCCTGCACGACCCGCTGACCGGCCTGGCCAACCGCACGCTCTTCACCCAGCGCCTCGCCGCCGCCCTCGAGAACGTGGACGACGGGCAGGTCGCCCTGATGGTCGTCGACCTCAACGGCTTCAAGGCCGTCAACGACACGATGGGTCACCACGCCGGCGACCGGGTCTTGATCGAGTCCGGACGACGGCTGACGGCCGGTGTCGGCGCGGACGGTGTGGTCGCCCGGCTCGGCGGTGACGAGTTCGCGGTGCTGCTCCCGCGGGTCAGCGGCATCCCCGCGGCCTCCGCGCTGGCCGAGCACCTGGTCGGCGAGCTGCGCCGGGACTTCGCCCTGGACGACGGCCCGGCGGCGATCAGCGGCAGCCTCGGCATCGCGCTCGGCCCGATGCACGGCGGCGCCGACGAGCTCTTCCGGCACGCCGACGCGGCCATGTACCGCG
Protein-coding regions in this window:
- a CDS encoding branched-chain amino acid ABC transporter substrate-binding protein, encoding MRSRHLLSSAAVAVVLAALAGCGGADDPATAPAAAPDVIRLGTLVPLTGRSSPSGEAMVKAAQLAVSEANKAGGVLGRQIELVVGDDACDPGTAVTAARTLVGKDIAVSVGGYCSSATVPTLKIFRDAQVPMIVAQSNSTDLLSPGYDSVFLVCGTVTAEADFAVDWFKKLGGKKLAVVHDGTSFPITLAQSTVTAAKRVGGLTVTDELELSQGAPSYTRIAASVIAGKADTVYFTGYYAEANQLIKDLRDEGFRGRIAVGDGATDGPLLANLTPAQSKDVYGTALLFPEFMPELADWSARYRAANGTAPGPSTVEAYDAVNVALDAIKRAGSLDHEAIRKAISTTDMTSMSGPMSFHPDGTRVTPKFLLLRAAGDTFELEPTAG
- a CDS encoding putative bifunctional diguanylate cyclase/phosphodiesterase; the encoded protein is MIKRIRGRSVATTAALAGVLLALAAYVIQGTVHTTRATEQQSRALVVDSLFSEARIAIAMQEVNLRHYQVEPSVAVKQRFDQVVRTANDTLAQIVAGDDGAARADALRLREEQLAYQALAERLIVLIADSDPAHSQLDRLEVTPAFYTLQDDVDTVARAYHDAAQLQVAALRQTQVRLLVGTSVGFGAGLFLVGMILRLVLGYQRRLVDQATESRHLALHDPLTGLANRTLFTQRLAAALENVDDGQVALMVVDLNGFKAVNDTMGHHAGDRVLIESGRRLTAGVGADGVVARLGGDEFAVLLPRVSGIPAASALAEHLVGELRRDFALDDGPAAISGSLGIALGPMHGGADELFRHADAAMYRAKSNGGGVAVYDAGADAEMPDRMQLFADLRALLDGGDPHGQLRLYYQPQVRLSDGAVTSVEALVRWLHPERGLLMPGTFLPIAERGGLEVRLTYHLLGVAVRQAAEWLREDRPLSVSVNVSPGCLIDPGFVARVLAAAGEAGLPPHLLCLELTETSIMADPDRAVRALHEVREHGISVSVDDFGTGFSSLSQLRRVPADELKVDRTFVRDLTAGTPDAVMVRSAIELGHNLGLSVVAEGVEDEEALLRLREMNCEYAQGYVLSHPVPADKLRDACDRAQAVVTAVLVA